A part of Quatrionicoccus australiensis genomic DNA contains:
- a CDS encoding phosphoglycolate phosphatase, translating into MHFHSVTFDLDGTLLDTIADLAEACRLMLDEIGAPQRSPAEVHRFVGKGLAVLVERCLTHAQPPSVEQLNLAIVSFKRHYAAVNGRLTTIYPGVIAGLDAWKASGLRMGVVTNKPGMFTEALLEHMGLADYFDVVVSGDTTAHKKPHPEPILHACRILGVRPDRNLHIGDSKNDIHAAHAAGCQAYAVPYGYNEGEPVDSADCDALVSDLLAAYRQALTFKDLTKK; encoded by the coding sequence ATGCACTTTCACTCCGTTACCTTCGATCTCGACGGCACGCTGCTCGACACCATTGCCGATTTGGCCGAGGCCTGCCGGCTGATGCTCGACGAAATCGGCGCGCCGCAGCGCTCGCCGGCCGAGGTACACCGCTTCGTCGGCAAGGGCTTGGCAGTGCTGGTCGAGCGCTGCCTGACGCATGCGCAGCCGCCGTCAGTCGAACAGCTCAATTTGGCGATCGTATCGTTCAAGCGGCATTACGCAGCGGTCAACGGTCGTTTGACGACGATTTATCCCGGCGTGATCGCCGGGCTGGACGCCTGGAAGGCGAGCGGACTCCGGATGGGCGTCGTCACCAACAAGCCGGGCATGTTCACCGAGGCGCTGCTCGAGCACATGGGGCTGGCCGACTATTTCGACGTGGTCGTTTCCGGCGATACGACAGCGCACAAGAAGCCGCATCCGGAACCGATCCTGCACGCCTGTCGCATCCTTGGCGTGCGGCCGGACCGCAACCTGCACATCGGCGACTCGAAAAACGACATCCATGCCGCGCATGCCGCCGGTTGTCAGGCCTATGCCGTGCCCTACGGCTACAACGAGGGCGAGCCGGTGGACAGTGCGGATTGCGATGCGCTAGTATCTGACCTGCTTGCCGCCTATCGGCAAGCGCTCACTTTCAAAGACCTCACGAAAAAATGA
- the rpe gene encoding ribulose-phosphate 3-epimerase, producing MSVKDYVIAPSILSANFAKLGEEVANVIAAGADWIHFDVMDNHYVPNLTIGPLVCEAIRPCTTAPIDVHLMVKPVDRIIPDFAKAGANIITFHPEASDHVDRSLSLIRDAGCQGGLVFNPATPLDYMDYVLDKIDVILLMSVNPGFGGQKFIPGTLAKARQARAKLDAYEKESGRRIRLEIDGGVNVGNIAEIARAGVDAFVAGSAVYGAGKAEDPHRYDTIIGALRAELQDRGSSC from the coding sequence ATGTCAGTCAAAGATTACGTCATTGCACCGAGCATTCTTTCCGCCAATTTCGCCAAGCTGGGCGAGGAAGTGGCCAACGTCATCGCTGCGGGTGCCGACTGGATTCACTTTGACGTGATGGACAACCATTATGTTCCCAATTTGACCATCGGCCCGCTGGTTTGCGAGGCGATCCGCCCGTGCACCACGGCGCCGATCGACGTGCATCTGATGGTCAAGCCGGTTGATCGCATCATCCCCGATTTTGCCAAGGCCGGGGCCAATATCATCACCTTCCACCCGGAAGCCTCCGATCACGTTGATCGCAGCCTGTCGCTGATCCGCGATGCCGGCTGCCAGGGCGGCCTGGTTTTCAATCCGGCGACGCCGCTCGATTACATGGATTACGTGCTCGACAAGATCGACGTCATCCTGCTGATGAGCGTCAATCCCGGCTTCGGCGGCCAGAAGTTCATTCCCGGTACCCTGGCCAAGGCGCGTCAGGCGCGCGCCAAGCTGGATGCCTATGAAAAGGAAAGCGGTCGGCGCATTCGCCTGGAAATCGATGGCGGCGTCAATGTTGGCAATATCGCCGAGATCGCCCGCGCCGGCGTCGATGCCTTCGTCGCCGGCTCGGCCGTGTACGGTGCCGGCAAGGCCGAAGACCCGCATCGCTACGATACGATCATCGGCGCACTGCGCGCCGAACTGCAGGATCGAGGATCTAGCTGTTAG
- the apaG gene encoding Co2+/Mg2+ efflux protein ApaG codes for MPDTDKYCIKVESSPQFIPEQSDPEAHRYLFAYTITIVNVGDVAAQLVSRHWIITDANNEVQEVRGLGVVGKQPLLKPGESFQYTSGSSLTTPVGTMKGTYQMVAEDGTHFEAEIPEFVLAMPRTLH; via the coding sequence ATGCCCGACACCGACAAGTACTGCATCAAGGTTGAATCCAGCCCGCAATTCATTCCCGAACAATCCGACCCGGAAGCCCATCGCTACCTGTTCGCCTACACCATCACCATCGTCAATGTCGGCGATGTCGCGGCGCAACTGGTGTCGCGGCACTGGATCATCACCGACGCCAACAACGAGGTGCAGGAAGTGCGCGGCCTCGGCGTGGTCGGCAAGCAGCCGCTGCTCAAGCCGGGCGAAAGCTTCCAGTACACCAGCGGCTCGTCGCTGACCACGCCGGTCGGCACGATGAAGGGCACTTACCAGATGGTGGCCGAGGACGGCACGCATTTCGAGGCGGAAATCCCCGAGTTCGTGCTCGCCATGCCGCGCACCCTGCATTGA
- a CDS encoding class I SAM-dependent methyltransferase — MSLQRSYTLIAPFYDAAIDRATRAARQHSLRALPAQPGRVLLAGVGTGLDLPHLPPQHHYIGLDLTHAMLRRALPRAGRADFVPVQGDAQRLPFADHSFDSAVLHLILAVVPQPALCFAEIARVVRPGGQVLVFDKFLRAGQPALLRRLVNPLVRRLATRLDVVFEEVLAAAPDLALEHDQPALAGGWFRLLRLRRL, encoded by the coding sequence TTGAGCCTGCAGCGCAGCTACACGCTGATCGCGCCGTTCTACGACGCGGCGATTGACCGGGCGACACGGGCGGCCCGCCAGCACAGCCTGCGCGCCTTGCCCGCACAGCCCGGACGCGTGCTGCTGGCCGGCGTCGGCACCGGGCTAGACCTGCCGCACCTGCCGCCGCAACACCATTACATCGGCCTCGACCTGACCCATGCCATGCTGCGCCGTGCCCTGCCGCGCGCCGGCCGGGCCGACTTCGTACCGGTTCAGGGCGACGCCCAGCGCCTGCCCTTTGCCGACCACAGCTTCGACAGCGCCGTACTGCACCTGATCCTGGCGGTGGTGCCGCAACCGGCCTTGTGTTTCGCGGAAATCGCCCGCGTCGTGCGACCGGGCGGCCAGGTTCTGGTTTTCGACAAGTTCCTGCGCGCCGGCCAGCCGGCCTTGTTGCGCCGCCTGGTCAATCCGCTGGTTCGCCGACTGGCGACCCGGCTCGATGTCGTTTTCGAGGAAGTGCTCGCTGCCGCGCCGGATCTGGCGCTGGAGCACGACCAGCCGGCCCTAGCCGGCGGCTGGTTCCGACTGCTCCGCCTGCGCCGGCTCTGA
- the ydiK gene encoding AI-2E family transporter YdiK — translation MTDIRRDLARTTLAIFCIIGLIALSLWVLRPFLAATVWATMLVVATWPLFRSLEARLGNRRLPAVLLMSLAMLLLLVLPLWLAIDTISGHFGQLTAAGRSLTENGLPPPPAWVSGLPLVGESVAAFWQQVALDGSTGVIAKVTPYAADTGKWVLAQVGGLGGMLIQFFLVVTIAAILYSSGETGARMALRFGRRLAGERGEKSIVLAGQAIHGVALGVGVTAIVQTVLGGLGLAVVGIPFASLLSALMLMLCIAQIGPMLVLLPAVGWMYWQGDAGWATGLLVWSLIVGSLDNFLRPMLIRRGADLPLLLIFAGVIGGMLGFGLVGIFVGPVVLAVTYTLMQAWVEDGLGKDESDAEPVAPLPPSEPAQAEQSEPAAG, via the coding sequence ATGACCGACATTCGCCGCGACCTGGCCCGTACCACGCTGGCCATTTTCTGCATCATCGGCCTGATCGCGCTGTCGCTCTGGGTTCTGCGGCCCTTCCTGGCGGCGACGGTGTGGGCGACGATGCTCGTCGTCGCCACCTGGCCGCTGTTCCGCTCGCTCGAAGCCCGTCTGGGCAATCGCCGCCTGCCGGCGGTGCTGCTGATGTCTCTCGCCATGCTGCTTCTGCTGGTGCTGCCGCTGTGGTTGGCAATCGATACCATTTCCGGGCATTTCGGGCAGTTGACCGCTGCCGGGCGCTCGCTGACTGAAAACGGCCTGCCTCCGCCGCCAGCCTGGGTCTCCGGGCTGCCGCTGGTTGGCGAGTCGGTCGCCGCTTTCTGGCAGCAAGTCGCGCTCGATGGTTCCACCGGCGTCATCGCCAAGGTGACGCCCTATGCTGCCGATACGGGCAAGTGGGTGCTCGCTCAGGTGGGTGGTCTGGGCGGCATGCTGATCCAGTTTTTCCTGGTCGTGACGATTGCCGCGATTCTTTATTCCTCGGGCGAGACCGGCGCGCGCATGGCCTTGCGCTTCGGTCGCCGGCTGGCCGGTGAGCGTGGCGAAAAGTCTATCGTGCTGGCCGGGCAGGCGATCCATGGCGTTGCGCTTGGCGTCGGTGTTACCGCCATCGTCCAGACGGTACTCGGCGGCCTTGGTCTGGCTGTGGTCGGCATTCCTTTCGCCTCGCTGCTCTCGGCCTTGATGCTGATGCTGTGCATCGCCCAGATCGGCCCGATGCTGGTGTTGCTGCCAGCGGTTGGCTGGATGTACTGGCAGGGTGATGCGGGCTGGGCGACGGGCTTGCTGGTGTGGAGCCTGATTGTTGGCAGCCTGGATAATTTCCTGCGTCCCATGCTGATCCGGCGCGGCGCCGATCTGCCCCTGCTGCTGATTTTCGCCGGCGTTATCGGTGGCATGCTCGGTTTCGGCCTGGTCGGCATTTTCGTCGGGCCGGTCGTGCTCGCCGTCACCTATACCTTGATGCAGGCCTGGGTTGAAGATGGCCTCGGCAAGGACGAAAGTGACGCCGAGCCGGTTGCGCCCTTGCCGCCTTCAGAGCCGGCGCAGGCGGAGCAGTCGGAACCAGCCGCCGGCTAG
- the argJ gene encoding bifunctional glutamate N-acetyltransferase/amino-acid acetyltransferase ArgJ → MPVNYATPAADQLFPVAGVRLGVAEAEIRKKNRRDLTLVALDAGCAVAGVFTQNRFCAAPVQICRKHLAGGKEIRALVINTGIANAGTGEPGRQAAQETCDAVGALLGVAPDQVLPFSTGVILELLPVDRIKAGLPAVFADLKADNWHAAAHGIMTTDTVAKAASRVLTVNGKKISISGVSKGAGMIKPNMATMLGFLATDAGIAQPLLDALVKEAADASFNCITVDGDTSTNDSFVMIASGQSGASFAAETDAGWAEVKAAIIAASVELAQAIVRDGEGATKFITVAVQGGKSVEECRQVGYAIGHSPLVKTAFFASDPNLGRILAAVGYAGITDLDVDGVKVWLDDVLVAENGGRAAAYKEEDGARVMAQAEITVRVDLGRGAAQASVYTCDFSYDYVKINADYRS, encoded by the coding sequence ATGCCTGTCAATTACGCTACCCCTGCTGCCGATCAACTCTTTCCCGTGGCCGGTGTGCGCCTTGGTGTTGCCGAGGCCGAAATCCGCAAGAAAAACCGGCGCGACCTGACCCTGGTGGCGCTCGATGCCGGTTGTGCCGTGGCCGGCGTGTTCACGCAGAACCGCTTCTGCGCTGCGCCGGTGCAGATTTGCCGCAAGCATCTGGCGGGCGGCAAGGAAATCCGCGCCCTGGTCATCAATACCGGGATTGCCAATGCCGGTACCGGCGAACCGGGCCGTCAGGCGGCGCAGGAGACTTGCGATGCGGTCGGCGCCCTGCTTGGTGTTGCGCCGGACCAGGTACTGCCGTTTTCGACCGGCGTAATTCTCGAGCTTTTGCCGGTCGACCGGATCAAGGCCGGTCTTCCGGCTGTTTTCGCCGATCTGAAGGCGGATAACTGGCATGCTGCCGCGCACGGCATCATGACCACCGACACCGTCGCCAAGGCCGCTTCGCGCGTCCTGACGGTCAACGGCAAAAAAATCAGCATTTCCGGCGTCTCCAAGGGCGCCGGCATGATCAAGCCGAACATGGCGACCATGCTCGGTTTCCTTGCCACCGATGCCGGCATCGCGCAGCCGCTGCTGGATGCGCTGGTCAAGGAAGCCGCCGATGCTTCCTTCAACTGCATCACGGTCGATGGCGACACCTCGACCAACGATTCCTTCGTGATGATCGCCTCCGGCCAGTCCGGCGCCAGCTTCGCTGCCGAAACCGACGCCGGCTGGGCCGAGGTCAAGGCCGCGATCATTGCTGCTTCCGTTGAGCTGGCCCAGGCCATCGTGCGCGACGGCGAAGGCGCCACCAAGTTCATCACGGTCGCCGTCCAAGGCGGCAAGTCGGTTGAAGAGTGCCGCCAGGTCGGTTACGCGATCGGTCACTCGCCGCTGGTCAAGACCGCCTTCTTCGCCTCCGACCCCAATCTCGGGCGCATTCTCGCCGCCGTCGGTTACGCCGGCATCACCGATCTCGACGTCGATGGCGTCAAGGTCTGGCTGGACGATGTGCTGGTTGCCGAAAACGGCGGTCGGGCGGCGGCCTACAAGGAAGAGGACGGCGCCCGCGTCATGGCACAGGCCGAAATCACCGTACGCGTCGATCTCGGGCGCGGTGCGGCACAGGCCAGCGTCTATACCTGCGACTTTTCCTACGACTACGTCAAGATCAACGCCGATTACCGTTCGTAG
- the secA gene encoding preprotein translocase subunit SecA produces the protein MISGLLKKIFGSRNDRLIKQYSQTVRRINALEPSLEALSDEQLRAKTDEFRQRYANGETLDDLLPEAFAVVREAGKRELGMRHFDVQMIGGMVLHYGKIAEMRTGEGKTLVGTLPAYLNAISGKGVHVITVNDYLATRDSEWMGRLHRFLGLTVGVNLSQMDHEAKQAAYAADITYGTNNEFGFDYLRDNMVYTAGERVQRSLNFAIVDEVDSILIDEARTPLIISGQADDQTDLYVRMRGIVPLLSRSAEENGEGDFWVDEKGHQVHLSEAGYVHAEELLAEHGILKEGTSLYDAANITLMHHLNAALRAMTLFHKDQHYVVQNGEIVIVDEFTGRLMSGRRWSDGLHQAVEAKEGVAIQAENQTLASITFQNYFRMYGKLAGMTGTADTEAYEFHQIYGLETVVVPTHRAMVRKDMNDLVFKTADEKHAAIIADIKECAKRGQPVLVGTTSIEASELLSGLLDKEGLTHNVLNAKQHAREAEIVIEAGRPGVITIATNMAGRGTDIVLGGSIEKATSAIKHDESLPPAERDAKIAEMRAEWQKAHDQVLASGGLHIIGSERHESRRIDNQLRGRAGRQGDAGSSRFYLSLDDPLLRIFAGERLRAIMDKLKMPEGEAIEHPLVTRSLESAQRKVEARNFDIRKQLLEYDDVANDQRKVIYQQRNELLETDDISETITAMRHSVIAETFRLYVPAESVEEQWDMEGLERALAADLLIEAPVAEWFRNEPTLSDEDILSRIVHRADEAYQAKVDLVGGPNFHQFERNVMLQSLDSHWREHLAALDHLRQGIHLRGYAQKNPKQEYKREAFELFEGLLDLVRKEVTRIVFTVQIRSAEDVEETAPHADVQNVQYQHTGYDEALGDADAAGAAPAAADDAPKIGRNDPCPCGSGKKYKHCHGKLS, from the coding sequence ATGATTTCTGGCCTACTCAAAAAGATTTTCGGCAGCCGCAATGACCGGCTGATCAAACAATATTCCCAGACCGTACGCCGCATCAATGCGCTCGAGCCCTCGCTCGAAGCCTTGAGCGACGAGCAGCTGCGCGCCAAGACGGACGAGTTCCGGCAGCGCTATGCCAACGGTGAAACGCTTGATGACCTGCTGCCGGAGGCCTTTGCGGTCGTCCGTGAAGCCGGCAAGCGCGAACTGGGCATGCGCCACTTCGATGTCCAGATGATCGGCGGCATGGTGCTGCATTACGGCAAGATTGCCGAAATGCGCACCGGTGAAGGCAAGACGCTGGTCGGCACGCTGCCGGCCTACCTCAATGCCATTTCCGGCAAGGGCGTGCATGTCATCACGGTCAATGACTACCTGGCCACCCGCGACTCGGAGTGGATGGGGCGTCTGCATCGCTTCCTCGGCCTGACTGTCGGCGTCAACCTGTCGCAGATGGATCACGAAGCCAAGCAGGCCGCCTACGCTGCCGACATCACCTACGGCACCAACAACGAATTCGGTTTCGATTACCTGCGCGACAACATGGTCTATACGGCCGGTGAACGCGTCCAGCGCAGCCTCAATTTCGCCATCGTCGACGAAGTGGACTCGATCCTGATCGACGAAGCGCGTACGCCGCTGATCATTTCCGGCCAGGCCGATGACCAGACCGATCTCTATGTCCGCATGCGTGGCATCGTGCCGCTGCTGTCGCGTTCGGCCGAAGAAAATGGCGAAGGCGATTTCTGGGTCGACGAGAAGGGCCACCAGGTCCATCTGTCCGAAGCCGGTTACGTGCATGCCGAGGAACTGCTCGCCGAGCACGGCATCCTCAAGGAAGGCACCAGCCTTTACGACGCCGCCAACATCACGCTGATGCACCACCTGAATGCCGCCCTGCGCGCCATGACGCTGTTCCACAAGGACCAGCATTACGTCGTGCAGAACGGCGAAATCGTCATCGTCGACGAGTTCACCGGTCGCCTGATGTCCGGTCGCCGCTGGTCGGATGGTCTGCACCAGGCCGTCGAAGCCAAGGAAGGCGTCGCCATCCAGGCCGAGAACCAGACGCTGGCCTCGATCACCTTCCAGAACTACTTCCGCATGTACGGCAAGCTGGCCGGCATGACCGGTACAGCCGATACCGAAGCCTACGAATTCCACCAGATCTACGGTCTGGAAACCGTCGTTGTCCCGACGCATCGCGCCATGGTGCGCAAGGACATGAACGACCTGGTCTTCAAGACGGCGGACGAAAAGCATGCGGCGATCATTGCCGACATCAAGGAATGCGCCAAGCGTGGCCAGCCGGTGCTGGTCGGCACGACCTCGATCGAAGCTTCGGAACTGCTTTCCGGCCTGCTCGACAAGGAAGGCCTGACGCACAACGTGCTCAACGCCAAGCAGCATGCCCGCGAAGCAGAAATCGTCATTGAAGCCGGTCGACCGGGTGTGATCACCATCGCGACCAACATGGCCGGTCGCGGTACCGACATCGTGCTCGGTGGCAGCATCGAAAAGGCGACCTCGGCGATCAAGCACGACGAATCCCTGCCGCCTGCCGAACGCGACGCGAAAATCGCCGAAATGCGCGCCGAATGGCAAAAGGCGCACGATCAGGTGCTCGCTTCCGGCGGTCTGCACATCATCGGTTCCGAACGCCACGAATCGCGCCGCATCGACAACCAGCTGCGCGGTCGCGCCGGTCGTCAGGGCGATGCCGGCTCCTCGCGTTTCTATCTGTCGCTCGACGATCCCTTGTTGCGCATCTTTGCCGGCGAGCGCCTGCGCGCCATCATGGACAAGCTGAAAATGCCGGAAGGCGAAGCGATCGAGCATCCGCTCGTCACCCGCTCGCTGGAATCGGCGCAGCGCAAGGTGGAAGCCCGCAACTTCGACATCCGCAAGCAACTGCTCGAATACGACGACGTCGCCAACGACCAGCGTAAGGTGATCTACCAGCAGCGCAACGAACTGCTCGAAACCGACGACATCTCGGAAACCATCACCGCGATGCGCCACAGCGTCATCGCCGAGACCTTCCGTCTCTACGTGCCGGCCGAGTCGGTCGAAGAGCAATGGGACATGGAAGGCCTGGAGCGTGCGCTGGCTGCCGATCTGCTGATCGAAGCGCCGGTTGCCGAATGGTTCAGGAACGAACCGACGCTGTCCGACGAAGACATCCTGTCGCGCATCGTGCATCGTGCCGACGAGGCCTATCAGGCCAAGGTTGATCTGGTCGGCGGTCCGAATTTCCACCAGTTCGAACGTAATGTCATGCTGCAGAGTCTCGACTCGCACTGGCGCGAACATCTGGCAGCGCTCGACCACCTGCGTCAGGGCATCCATCTGCGCGGCTACGCCCAGAAGAACCCGAAGCAGGAATACAAGCGCGAAGCCTTCGAGCTGTTCGAAGGCCTGCTCGACCTGGTGCGCAAGGAAGTCACCCGCATCGTCTTCACCGTGCAGATCCGCTCGGCAGAAGACGTCGAGGAAACCGCGCCGCATGCCGACGTGCAGAACGTGCAGTACCAGCACACCGGTTACGACGAAGCGCTCGGCGATGCCGATGCGGCCGGCGCAGCCCCCGCCGCGGCAGACGATGCACCGAAGATCGGTCGCAACGATCCCTGCCCCTGCGGTTCGGGCAAGAAGTACAAGCACTGCCACGGAAAACTGTCCTGA
- a CDS encoding M23 family metallopeptidase, which yields MQIILVSRHLKAARTITIMPRHVVAVLAVVLTLVFSASAIFSWLSVHFRLPLVEDLMLSLQRQESQKSRDYVSNNLQLMATRLGELQAQVLQLDALSERVANLSGIKREAPVARAKAGQGGPYLPAPMTESALQGEIERLMATVERKTDELAVLESRLLEKKVRDRLLPTTLPVKDATLGSPFGHRSDPIAGLRAMHEGIDFTAETGTPVVVAADGVVLSAEYHPDFGNVIDVDHGEGLSSRYAHLSRIDAKPGSLVKRGQLIGAIGTTGRSTGPHLHFEVRMFGVAQDPALFLKKGVEFAQVKRR from the coding sequence ATGCAGATTATTCTGGTTTCGCGCCATCTGAAGGCGGCGCGCACAATCACCATTATGCCTCGTCATGTCGTGGCGGTGCTTGCCGTCGTGCTGACCCTGGTCTTTTCCGCCTCGGCGATCTTTTCCTGGCTGTCGGTGCATTTCCGTCTGCCGCTGGTCGAGGACCTGATGCTGTCGTTGCAGCGCCAGGAGTCGCAGAAGTCGCGCGACTATGTCAGCAACAACCTGCAACTGATGGCGACCCGGCTCGGCGAACTGCAGGCGCAGGTCTTGCAACTCGATGCCCTGAGCGAACGGGTGGCGAATCTTTCCGGCATCAAGCGCGAAGCCCCGGTGGCCCGCGCGAAAGCAGGGCAGGGCGGTCCTTACTTGCCGGCGCCGATGACGGAAAGCGCGTTGCAGGGCGAAATCGAGCGGCTGATGGCGACGGTCGAGCGCAAGACCGACGAGCTCGCCGTGCTCGAATCGCGCCTGCTCGAAAAGAAAGTGCGTGATCGCCTGTTGCCGACCACCTTGCCAGTCAAGGACGCTACGCTGGGTTCTCCCTTTGGCCATCGCAGCGATCCGATTGCCGGTTTGCGTGCCATGCACGAAGGCATCGACTTCACCGCTGAAACCGGCACGCCGGTGGTCGTGGCGGCGGATGGAGTCGTTCTTTCGGCGGAATATCACCCTGATTTCGGCAATGTCATCGACGTCGACCACGGCGAAGGCCTGAGTTCGCGTTATGCCCACCTGTCGCGTATCGATGCCAAGCCGGGCAGTCTGGTCAAGCGTGGCCAGTTGATCGGCGCGATCGGTACGACCGGACGCTCGACCGGTCCGCATCTGCATTTCGAGGTGCGGATGTTCGGTGTGGCGCAGGACCCGGCGCTGTTCCTGAAAAAGGGTGTCGAGTTTGCCCAGGTCAAGCGCCGTTGA
- a CDS encoding DciA family protein codes for MEPPMYNGPEHYLDRDAASGRFMAHARLLLQLSRHFETIAPAAFQHSARVANYKSGKIVIHTDNGAVAAKIRQMSQRLCSELSKGGAECSVMEVKVQPREILSQSTTSTQKPISGKACDALRSSTEKLPKGPLREALDRLLERAIRRD; via the coding sequence ATGGAACCTCCTATGTACAACGGGCCAGAGCACTATCTCGACCGTGACGCCGCCAGTGGCCGCTTCATGGCCCACGCACGCCTTTTGCTCCAGCTCTCACGCCACTTCGAAACGATTGCACCAGCGGCTTTTCAGCACTCGGCGCGGGTCGCCAATTACAAGTCGGGGAAAATCGTTATCCACACCGACAACGGTGCGGTCGCCGCCAAAATTCGCCAGATGAGTCAGCGCCTGTGCAGCGAGTTATCGAAAGGAGGGGCGGAGTGTAGCGTCATGGAAGTAAAAGTTCAACCCCGCGAAATTCTTTCGCAATCAACCACTTCCACGCAGAAGCCGATTTCCGGCAAGGCCTGCGACGCGCTGCGGTCAAGCACCGAAAAACTGCCAAAAGGCCCGCTGCGCGAAGCGCTCGACCGTCTGCTCGAACGCGCAATCCGGCGCGACTGA
- the lpxC gene encoding UDP-3-O-acyl-N-acetylglucosamine deacetylase yields the protein MLKQRTLKTVIRASGVGLHGGVKVNMALRPAAPDTGIVFRRVDLPEPVDIPAKAFMVGDTRMCSCLELDGVKVGTIEHLMSAFAGLGIDNAWVDLDAPEVPILDGSAAPFVFLIQSAGIEEQNAAKKFIRVTQPIEVRDGDKWARFEPYDGYKLAFSIVFNHPAIDKSAQKAVIDFAEQSYTREVARARTFGFMQEVEYLRENGLALGGGLENAIVLDEFRVLNQDGLRYGDEFVKHKILDAVGDLYLLGHPLLAAYSSHKGGHALNNQLARELLNHQESWEFASFDVAEQAPVGVTRWLNQPA from the coding sequence ATGCTCAAGCAACGCACGCTCAAGACAGTTATTCGCGCCTCAGGTGTTGGCCTGCATGGCGGCGTCAAGGTCAATATGGCCCTGCGCCCGGCTGCCCCCGATACCGGCATCGTCTTTCGTCGCGTCGATTTGCCCGAGCCGGTGGATATTCCTGCCAAGGCCTTCATGGTCGGCGACACCCGCATGTGCTCCTGTCTGGAACTGGACGGGGTGAAAGTAGGCACCATCGAACACCTGATGTCGGCCTTTGCCGGTCTCGGTATCGATAACGCCTGGGTAGACCTGGATGCGCCGGAAGTGCCCATCCTTGACGGTTCGGCTGCACCGTTCGTTTTCCTGATCCAGTCCGCTGGTATCGAGGAACAGAATGCCGCCAAGAAATTCATACGCGTCACGCAGCCCATCGAAGTTCGCGATGGCGACAAGTGGGCGCGCTTCGAACCTTACGACGGCTACAAACTGGCTTTTTCCATCGTTTTCAATCACCCGGCCATCGACAAGTCGGCACAAAAGGCCGTCATCGACTTCGCTGAGCAGTCCTACACGCGCGAAGTGGCGCGGGCGCGCACCTTCGGCTTCATGCAGGAAGTCGAATACCTGCGTGAAAACGGTCTGGCGCTGGGCGGTGGTCTGGAAAACGCGATCGTGCTCGACGAATTCCGCGTTCTCAACCAGGATGGCCTGCGCTACGGTGACGAGTTCGTGAAGCACAAGATCCTTGATGCCGTCGGCGATCTCTATCTGCTCGGGCATCCGCTGCTTGCCGCGTATTCGTCGCACAAGGGCGGGCATGCGCTGAACAATCAGCTGGCGCGCGAACTGCTCAATCATCAGGAATCCTGGGAGTTCGCTTCCTTCGATGTCGCCGAGCAGGCACCGGTTGGCGTCACGCGCTGGCTGAATCAGCCGGCCTGA